The following proteins come from a genomic window of Oculatellaceae cyanobacterium:
- a CDS encoding GUN4 domain-containing protein: MQFVGRQRELSILHQQLQDNKLVAVSAIAGMGGVGKTELALQYAHKYKETYPAGICWLQTKAVGIGTQIVGFGRSRLRLNPPDEDILVQVEFCWAHWHPGEVLVVLDDVSDYEVIKPYLPPADSRFKVLITTRVQLGQSIKQLEIDVLDQSAALALLESLIGAERIQQELNNAKKLCTWLGYLPLGLELMGRYLNRKPDLSLVEMRQQLESKRLEARALTKTDADMTARFGVAATFELSWEMLDEPAKQLGCVLSLFALAPIPWSLVEQAISEQTKSDLDEIRDESLCSLHLLQRERKGSYRMHQLIREFFQKKLQQLAQADELKRGVCRAIATRVKQIYENPTLEEIATATPDIPHLFEVAGHLRDCFNDVDLRWVPPILDNLYQMIAPDELNSIIERIATGKSSEDDLQALLHALTTKENALIGRIAVGKYTEDDLQVLLRALSTSKDQNILQLGKYNVNIGQGNEIHIGDRIYFEWNEEAIQKLVEVIRDQSNSIPLLPKELPQEEYIRLKNLLMAGRWREANETTRNIILKAVKAEKEGWLTEEQIQNFPCQVLQVIDRLWLEYSNQRFGFSVQKRIFNQCEKEPQAFGDHVGWHIQNTWISASQVIYNPAKAPVGHLPWGIMSVITMDNAALDAFVHSLRTVTKTTIRQDWQKQLLADFMAFGGSLLGDKVDKEEFKRNLEYELSQDEAWWKGQRLEELKVRKLFSLLAACPNL; encoded by the coding sequence GTGCAGTTTGTCGGTCGGCAGCGAGAACTGTCAATCTTGCACCAGCAACTTCAAGACAATAAACTAGTGGCAGTGTCTGCTATAGCAGGCATGGGTGGTGTGGGAAAAACTGAGCTAGCTCTGCAATATGCTCACAAATATAAGGAGACGTATCCGGCTGGAATTTGCTGGCTCCAGACAAAAGCGGTAGGTATCGGTACTCAAATTGTGGGGTTTGGGCGATCACGCCTCCGGCTCAATCCCCCTGATGAAGATATACTTGTTCAGGTGGAATTTTGCTGGGCTCACTGGCATCCAGGAGAAGTATTAGTAGTGCTAGATGATGTCTCTGACTACGAAGTCATTAAGCCCTACTTGCCTCCTGCCGACTCTCGCTTCAAAGTGCTAATCACCACACGAGTGCAGTTGGGTCAGTCAATTAAGCAATTAGAGATTGATGTGTTGGATCAATCAGCGGCACTAGCATTGTTAGAGTCGCTAATAGGAGCAGAACGTATCCAACAAGAATTAAACAACGCTAAGAAACTTTGTACTTGGTTAGGCTACTTGCCTCTAGGACTAGAACTGATGGGGCGTTACCTCAACCGCAAGCCAGACTTATCTTTGGTAGAGATGCGACAGCAGTTAGAGTCTAAACGGTTAGAAGCACGGGCATTAACAAAGACTGATGCTGATATGACAGCTCGCTTTGGAGTAGCCGCCACCTTTGAATTAAGTTGGGAGATGCTCGATGAGCCAGCGAAACAGTTGGGCTGTGTGCTAAGTTTGTTCGCTTTGGCTCCTATTCCGTGGTCATTAGTAGAGCAAGCTATATCTGAACAAACCAAAAGTGACCTAGACGAGATTCGAGATGAAAGTTTGTGCAGCTTACACCTATTGCAGCGGGAGCGCAAAGGCAGCTATCGTATGCACCAACTGATTCGAGAGTTTTTCCAAAAGAAATTGCAGCAGCTAGCTCAAGCTGATGAGCTAAAGCGTGGGGTTTGTCGAGCAATTGCAACACGAGTAAAACAGATTTATGAAAATCCCACCCTTGAGGAAATTGCCACTGCTACTCCTGATATTCCCCATCTGTTTGAAGTAGCTGGTCATCTGAGGGACTGTTTTAATGACGTAGATTTAAGGTGGGTTCCGCCGATTTTAGACAACCTCTATCAAATGATTGCCCCCGATGAACTAAATTCCATTATTGAACGTATTGCTACTGGGAAATCCAGTGAAGATGATTTGCAAGCCTTGCTGCATGCATTAACCACTAAAGAGAATGCCCTCATTGGGCGCATTGCCGTTGGAAAATATACCGAAGATGATTTGCAAGTCCTGCTTCGTGCATTAAGCACCAGTAAAGATCAGAATATTCTGCAACTGGGCAAATACAACGTCAATATTGGGCAGGGAAATGAGATTCACATTGGCGATCGCATTTACTTTGAGTGGAACGAAGAAGCGATTCAGAAATTAGTTGAAGTTATCCGAGACCAATCTAATTCTATTCCTCTCCTTCCTAAAGAACTGCCGCAAGAAGAGTATATTCGCTTAAAGAACTTGCTGATGGCAGGGCGATGGCGAGAAGCTAATGAAACAACTAGAAATATTATTCTGAAGGCAGTCAAGGCAGAAAAAGAAGGTTGGCTTACTGAAGAGCAAATCCAAAACTTCCCCTGCCAAGTTCTGCAAGTTATCGATCGCCTGTGGCTGGAATACAGCAATCAAAGGTTTGGTTTCAGCGTGCAGAAACGAATCTTTAATCAATGTGAAAAAGAGCCGCAGGCTTTTGGCGATCACGTCGGCTGGCACATCCAGAATACTTGGATTTCTGCTAGCCAAGTTATTTATAATCCTGCCAAGGCACCAGTAGGACATCTGCCTTGGGGAATCATGTCGGTTATCACTATGGATAATGCAGCTTTGGATGCTTTTGTACACAGTCTACGAACAGTTACGAAAACAACGATACGACAAGATTGGCAGAAGCAGTTGCTTGCAGATTTTATGGCTTTTGGCGGCTCTTTACTCGGTGATAAAGTTGATAAAGAGGAGTTCAAGAGAAATCTGGAGTACGAACTCTCGCAGGATGAGGCATGGTGGAAAGGACAGAGACTAGAAGAGTTGAAAGTCCGCAAGCTTTTTTCACTACTGGCGGCTTGTCCAAACCTGTGA
- a CDS encoding CHAT domain-containing protein, which translates to MNSNELGNILDRIVSGKHTEADIATFRRLLSEGKSESLLSVGKYNVNIGQGQDIHIGDRTYQGLDAEAIREVTRSVLSGANAADIREIVRSILKEEFQDLAQRENSQSSVPKTILVLASSPTNEARLRLDKEVREIDEGLRRSQQREKFTLQQRWAVRPDDLRRALLDLSPQIIHFCGHGSGEDGLVLEDDAGRAQLVPTEALVNLFKRFATRGLECVVLNACYSEIQADAIATHIDYLVGMNSTIRDDAAIKFAVGFYDELGAGYSYEDAYYGGCDAIALQGIPEEHTPVFKNLKKKSN; encoded by the coding sequence ATGAATTCTAATGAACTAGGCAACATTCTGGATCGCATTGTCAGTGGTAAGCATACTGAAGCTGACATAGCTACCTTTCGTCGGTTACTGAGCGAAGGGAAAAGTGAAAGTTTGTTGTCGGTTGGGAAATACAATGTCAATATTGGTCAGGGACAAGATATTCATATTGGTGATCGCACTTATCAAGGACTTGATGCTGAAGCGATTCGAGAGGTAACTCGCTCTGTACTTAGTGGTGCTAACGCCGCAGATATTCGAGAAATTGTTCGCTCTATTCTTAAAGAGGAGTTTCAGGACTTGGCGCAACGAGAAAATTCTCAAAGTAGTGTCCCGAAGACAATTTTAGTATTAGCCTCCAGCCCTACAAATGAAGCTAGATTGCGCCTAGATAAAGAAGTGCGAGAAATTGATGAAGGTTTACGAAGGTCGCAGCAGCGAGAAAAGTTTACTTTACAGCAACGATGGGCTGTTCGCCCTGATGATTTGCGTCGTGCTTTGTTGGATTTAAGCCCACAAATTATTCACTTTTGTGGTCATGGATCGGGTGAAGATGGATTAGTTTTGGAAGATGATGCTGGTAGAGCGCAACTCGTTCCAACTGAAGCTTTAGTAAATTTATTTAAACGATTTGCAACGCGAGGGCTTGAATGTGTTGTTCTCAATGCTTGCTACTCGGAAATTCAAGCTGATGCGATCGCTACACATATTGATTATTTAGTTGGTATGAATAGTACGATTCGAGACGATGCAGCGATTAAGTTTGCAGTTGGTTTCTATGATGAACTAGGTGCAGGTTACTCGTATGAAGATGCTTATTATGGTGGCTGCGATGCGATCGCCTTGCAAGGAATCCCAGAGGAACATACGCCAGTATTTAAAAATTTAAAAAAAAAGTCCAATTAA